The Humulus lupulus chromosome 4, drHumLupu1.1, whole genome shotgun sequence genome has a window encoding:
- the LOC133831792 gene encoding disease resistance protein RPV1-like: MDKRNGVGVGVGVGVGVAVGVGVGVDFGFGFGFSKVDVFLSFRGEDTRKNFMGHLRASLSAKGIKSFIDDDQIERGRYISTQLIQAIEDSRCSIVIFSPNYASSTWCLDELVKIMDCMKTRGQIVIPIFYNVDPSEIRKQTGSFGESLSVHEQNLKDEEMERIDRWRTALKEVTALAGLDIQNYRYIYIYIYIYFINEFVFL, translated from the exons ATGGACA AAAGAAATGGGGTCGGGGTCGGAGTCGGAGTTGGAGTTGGAGTCGCAGTCGGAGTTGGAGTCGGAGTTGATTTCGGTTTCGGTTTCGGTTTCAgcaaagttgatgtgttcttgagttttagagGTGAGGACACTCGAAAAAACTTCATGGGTCACTTGAGAGCTTCTCTGTCGGCCAAAGGAATAAAAAGCTTCATAGACGATGATCAAATTGAAAGAGGTCGATACATATCTACACAACTAATCCAAGCCATAGAAGATTCAAGGTGTTCGATCGTGATTTTCTCGCCAAACTATGCTTCGTCCACATGGTGTTTAGATGAACTCGTCAAAATCATGGACTGTATGAAAACAAGAGGTCAAATCGTGATACCCATATTCTACAACGTCGATCCATCGGAAATACGCAAACAGACGGGAAGTTTCGGCGAGTCACTTTCTGTACACGAACAGAATCTTAAGGATGAGGAGATGGAAAGGATTGATCGGTGGAGGACTGCGTTGAAGGAAGTTACTGCTCTTGCTGGTTTGGATATACAAAACTAcaggtacatatatatatatatatatatatacttcatTAATGAATTTGTTTTCCTTTGA
- the LOC133828788 gene encoding disease resistance protein RLM3-like — protein sequence MGSGPESESQSELELISVSVSAKYDVFLSFRGEDTRKNFMGHLRASLSAKGIKSFIDDDQIERGRYISTQLIQAIEDSRCSIVIFSPNYASSTWCLDELVKIMDCMKTRGQIVIPIFYNVDPSEIRKQTGSFGESLSVHEQNLKDEEMERIDRWRTALKEVTALAGLDIQNYRDEASFIKDIVEDISSQLCKLVELNKDKDVETFQLPWIVLCVGRTIAVIAGILFFFLVVIPLIVSFTTGVVFPLLGKIYRGRF from the exons ATGGGGTCGGGGCCGGAGTCGGAGTCGCAGTCGGAGTTGGAGTTGATTTCGGTTTCGGTTTCAGCAAAGTATgatgtgttcttgagttttagagGTGAGGACACTCGAAAAAACTTCATGGGTCACTTGAGAGCTTCTCTGTCGGCCAAAGGAATAAAAAGCTTCATAGACGATGATCAAATTGAAAGAGGTCGATACATATCCACACAACTAATCCAAGCCATAGAAGATTCAAGGTGTTCGATCGTGATTTTCTCACCAAACTATGCTTCGTCCACATGGTGTTTGGACGAACTCGTCAAAATCATGGACTGTATGAAAACAAGAGGTCAAATCGTGATACCCATATTCTACAACGTCGATCCATCGGAAATACGCAAACAGACGGGAAGTTTCGGCGAGTCACTTTCTGTACACGAACAGAATCTTAAGGATGAGGAGATGGAAAGGATTGATCGGTGGAGGACTGCGTTGAAGGAAGTTACTGCTCTTGCTGGTTTGGATATACAAAACTACAG GGATGAAGCAAGTTTTATAAAGGATATAGTTGAAGATATATCATCTCAACTATGTAAATTGGTGGAGCTTAATAAAGATAAAGATGTAGAGACTTTTCAACTTCCATGGATTGTTCTTTGCGTTGGTCGCACTATTGCTGTCATTGCTGGCattcttttcttctttcttgTTGTAATTCCTCTTATAGTTTCCTTTACAACCGGAGTTGTATTTCCTTTACTTGGAAAAATATATCGTGGCCGATTTTGA